The genome window GAAGGTGAGTGTATGGAATTGGTAGGGTGTGAGGTTGAAGATGGAAGACGCAATCGGAGCTTGTGTTACGCCATTGAAGGTGTGTTAATGGTGGAAATGATGGCTTGATTGAGATTGCATTCATGGAGTTTTCAAGAGGTTACGAGTTCAGAGCAGTGATTAATTTTTGAATCAtcaaacattattattattatgtgttatCCATGTCATGAATCCCAAAAAATGGCCCTTGCTAACTTTACCTTCGGTGTTCATCGTGTGAGGTTGGTATGTTAGCTTCGTGACGGATTACGGGATAACAGGTGACAGGTTAAAATGTGCAATCCGAATCCGACTCatatggtggtggcggtggtggtggtggtggcagcggagtggtggtggtggcggtggcagcggagtggtggtggtggcggtggtggtggtggtggcagcggagtggtggtggtggcagggctagtggtggcggtgttacaaatttacacaatcagtcctttatgttacaaatttacacaatcagtccttatttactaaccgacttaactgggttatgatttttggactgaaatggcacctttccagaacgtcggggaggaaaatggcgcatttttgaaaaatggactgaaatggccaaagtgaccaaaccacagggacgaaaatggcagttaactcttttttttttttaatcctttAACATCTTTTCAGAAACAATCAAAAAGCAAAATATAGTGATTTTTGATGAAATTCCGATGAACACtacgaagaacgcgaagaacaccgaaccaaaaataacgaaaatcttgaatctttgatatcacaccgagcctagaaataggttctaatggctctgataccacttgttagtcccgtaaaaccggatctttcaatgatatcaaacctaatcttgtgagagtgcggaatccaatcacaagacgattcaagataaaccgaaaaatatgaaaacaaaGAACAATACTGAATCACCTTTaaccacttgcacacgattctattacttgaataagcaaaaccgtctagtacaagtgATCACAACCAAATCGCCTTCCTCTAGCTCTCTCTATGAATTCTGTAACAATGAagttcaaaccctaaaacaacttagaaacttgtttatatactaactcaagccctaatccctacatgggctccccttgggcctgcttggcccacatggcctatagcttggcccaagtgacctgtaaaggtccaaaacctaatacaaactaacccggtaaagcccagttcgtaaccataacccgttgtgttaatttgatgcgtcagtctcacactttagggcctaacacaAAGCATCAGCTTTCGAACTCACCTCCTCACTATTGACTCCGACCCCGTAAACATCCGATTTATGAAGGTTGATCTTCAGACCGAACACAAAAAAAACACCTAAAGAATCCTCTTCATATTTTTAAAATTGAAATCTGACCAATCACCCATCAACATGGCGACATCGGCATAAAGCAAATGAGAAAGAATCGACCATTTCTGGGTAACCGAACCCCGTGGAAAGCCCCTATCAGCCCTGCCTTATTCATTAAGCCTGAAAACGCCTCCATAACCAAAATAAACAAGAAAGGAGATATAGGGTCACCTTGACGAATCCCTTTTTCACAGTCGAACTCGAAAGTTGGTGACCCATTGACCAAAACTGAGGATCTAGCCGACATCAAAACACCTCGAATCCAATTACACCACACTGGAGGAAACCCTATCTGATCCATGATCGCTAACCAAAACTCCCAATTAACATTATCATAGGCTTTATCAAAATCTATTTTAAACAAAGCATCTCTTTTCCGCTTTTTCTCGCCTAAGACAAAATCTCATTAACCATTAGAGGACCATCCAATATATACCTACCTAACAGAAAAGCCATCTGCGACTCTGAAACTAACTTCCCGATGACCATCTTTAATCTGTTCGCTAAGACCTTCGACACCACCTTACTTATGATCGCAATGAGATTAATTGGTCTGTAATCACCTAAAACCGCAGGATCCCCTTTTTTCGGAATCAGTGTAATGAAAGAAGACCCTACCCCCTTGTTAAACCTACCGCACTGATGAAAATACTGCATACAATCCACAAAATTAGACtcgaaaaaatcctaaaaattcctcaaaaacctgaaatTGAAGCCATCGGGCCCAGGCGCTTTATCAGCGCCACACCCAAACACCGCTTCCTTAATTTCATGAAGCGAAAAAGCACTCACCAAGGCCTCGGCGTCCTCATCGCTCAGCTTCCTGAAACCGTAACCACACAAAGATGGCCTAATACCCATGGATTCTCTAAATTTATTCTGGAAAAAACTGAGAACCTCTCTTTTGATCATTGCCGGTTTAATCTCCCAACCACCACCCACCATAAGAATTTAAATATAAAGGAAATCAAGAATAATAATTGTTGTAGTTAAAGTCATAATctataactttttgattttcttattcttcttcttcttcgtaaGTTTATCTTCTCAAACCTTTGAAACAAGTTTgagtttttaaactttttttcttcttctttttttcatTTATAGAGGACACTACACCGGAAACAAGTTTGAGTTTTTAAATttgtttcttctttttttttttcatttatagaGGACACTACACCGGAAACAAGTTTGAGTTTTTAAATTTGTTTCACAGTCAAAATCCTTTTTAACAAGCATTAATCAAAGATATCACAGGTTTTTGATTGTTTGAGGGTTATGGTTTTAATTTGTGATTTGTGTTAGGGGGTTCATGTATTTGGATTTATGTTTTCAATTTGTGTTATTTTAGAACATCATACTTGTTTAATCTTAACTAGGTTTTTTTACGTCGCGTGTTACCGCGAAACGGAGAAAATGATAACGTAAAACAAACGTTATTTGAAAATgtagcatgttgtttagaaagcctAACCGTTTGAATTGGTTCAGATGATATCATCATACTATATtacgataccaaataaatacttttttTGGAAAATAAATccttttttaataaaacttatattgATCGAGGgtaaaaattaaacaaaattgCGTACTTAAGCTTAAAAAAAATAACGAAAAtaagttattaaagaaatatcaaattaaCTGAGAAAGcaaagataaatttaaaaaaaaaagagaaaagaagtattaaaacaaaaataaatgatATGGTTTTAGAAAAGGAAAAAATGAAAATACGTTAAAagctaaaagtaaatataataataaaaggaaaaactgaaaatatgttaaaagttaaaagaaattattaaaaataatatattgatatcataaatattaaaaagctacatattattttaaatttaaaattactattcatggtAGTTCGTAAACTATATTTAAGATTTGGGGTTATGGTTTCATTTTGTGATTTGTTTGGGGTTTCATGTATTTTGGTTTATGTTtcattttgtgtttttttttcttagaATATCATAGTtgttggatttttgattttacgGGTTATAGTTACATTTTTTGGTTTCATGTATTATGGATTCATTTTGAAGTTCTCGTTGGTGTTTGATGTTTTGTatagggatttttacatatttcctcCTACTAAGAGGGCTtattatatattttctcaaataaaaaACTTAATTACATATTTCCTCTTTTTTAAGAAATTACTCAACTACCCTTTTCTTATTCACATAATCCTCATATCCCTTTTTTGTTACTGCGATTTAGGTCAAATAATGAGGTGATCCACTAGCTGCTGCATCCCTATATGCCATATAATTAGGTTTAGATTTTAATTAAATTGTTTAAAGAATAGAAGTTACAGAACTAAAACTAAAGCATGTTCGTGGTTTCAATTTAGGATCTAGAGATTCAGTTTTTTTATGTATTTCATCTTATCTGTTTcctttggttttaattaaattcaaatttagtttccattggctctttgtttaagtTTGTTGCACATTAAATTATGTATATGCGTATAACAAACCAACATTTTAAAGGGTAAGCTATTACTCACTTATCGAATATGATAATAGAAGTGGTGAAAAAGCGAGTTGAGGTGAAATATGAGGACAAGCATTTGGAGCTTTCACTTGATAAGAGAAAATGTATATGAATTGGGGAAATATGTAACTGATTGATGATATTAAAAAGAGGAAATAtgtaaatttttatttaattagttcattaagggtaaaatagtcattcaataagagtaattatatatatatatggaacccattaagtgACGGTTACCTTTGAAATCCATCTCCACCGTTAGATCTTGCTGAAACTAAATCCAGGCCGTTTAAACTCCATTTTTTAACCGCTATCTCGGTAGTTATGAGCAGTTTTTTAGCTGGGAGTTACCTCCGCAAGTTTCGGCCCCATGTTCTCCACATATGGCTCCTACAAACTGGATTGTGGGTTGACGGTTACTCCCATCTCAGTTCATGTTATTTAAATAACCGCTCCCATGGCGGTTTAGGGGAGTTTCTCACTGGTGGTTTTGCTCCTCATTATTCTGTCCATGACCTTGTCCATGACCTCCACTTCTATGgtggttatattttttttatgggAAGGATGTACCCCACCCACGTTCTATCCTAAATTGTAGGTAACCTCCATATGGTTACCTCCTAAATTAGTCTATTTAAACCCATAACATGTAGTGTCTGTAGAACACATTTACCAGCTCATGAATGAAATCTTAGCAGCCATGGACACTGTCAAGTACTCTCTATCCCTCTCTCAAAGTTACCCTTTACCGCTTTTGTTAATGGGCATAATTTGAAATACTAATAATCATTTTGACTCCTTTTCAATTTGTGTTTCAGATGCTATGCTTGGGAGAATTCAGAATAGTTTCCAAGAAAAAGGTCCAAAGTGTTCGAACACAAGAGTTATCATGGTATCGGCAAGTACAAATGCTAGGAGCGGTATGTTAccaaacatatatatttttacatGATTTCATGGTTACATGTGTTTAACGGTCTCGGTTATTGTTAATAATTCTTTTGCAGTTGAATACATTTATATTAAATAGTATCCCAGTGGTAGTGATTGTGGTTTCATTTGGGTTGTTTACTTTACTTGGAGGAGATCTTACACCTACTAGAGCCTTCACATCACTCTCTTTGTTCGCTGTGCTACGTTTTCCACTCTTCATGCTTCCAAATACTATTTCTCAGGTTTTGTGTAATTAGTTCATATCCTTTTCATTTTCATTCCAAGTTTCTATATATCTTTATATATGCTCATTTACAGGCCGTAAATGTCCATGTTTCTTTGAAACGTATGGAAGATCTACTTTTGGCCGAGGAGAGACTTCTTCTTCCAAATCCACCTCTTGAACCAGGACTTCCAGCTATCTCAATTAGGAATGGATCATTTTCATGGGATTCAAAGGTAGTTGttatttgattttcttttgatGTGTCACAATGGAGAGCTTTTATTTACTTCATTTGTTTTATTGTGCAGTCAGATAAACCTACACTGTCTAATATAAATTTGGATATACCAACGGGCAGTCTGGTGGCAATTGTTGGAAGCACGGGAGAGGGAAAGACATCACTTGTATCTGCTATGCTTGGAGAACTTCCTCCAGTTAGATGCACATGTTGTTTTGAGAGGAACAATTGCTTGTGTCCCACAAGTCTCATGGATTTTCAATGCAGCTGTATGTCGTGTCATGTTTCTTTTTTGTTTGTGTTAACTATTTTCTGAAATAAGCGTGGCAAATGGGGTAGGCTGGGTTGATTCAAAACGCTATTTGTTCACATTTCACAAATGATTAATGTATTAAATGTTAATGAAAATAATAAATTTATTAGGTTGTATGCATTTAAACTACACTTTGGgcaacttttgacccgttttctTCTTAGCTATATTTTATATTACCAATTTGAACGAATCAACCTGTTTATAAGTATATGGGTTGGAGAAGCCACATCTAATTATAATGAATTTCCAATACATATGCCCTTGTAAATCATTTTGTGTTGTCATTTATTCTGATTAAGATCATCAACAATAATATTTTAAGAGTTAGTGGAAGTCTAATGGGTTGATATTTGTACATTTATTTTCCAGGTACGTGACAACATATTGTTTGGATCCCCCTTTGAACTTGCAAAGTATGAGAAGACACTAAATGTAACTGCATTGCAGCATGACTTGGAAATGCTTCCGGTAAGTATCATCGTGTTTCACTAGAGAACGAGTTGATGTTACCATATCTTCATATTTAAGGTAtacttttaataaataaatttatgGTGTTATGACAGGGCGGTGATCTTACTGAGATTGATGAAAGAGGGGTGAATATTAGTGGTGGGCAAAAGCAAAGAGTTTCCATGGCTAGAGCTGTATACTCTAATTCAGATGTATATGTGTTTGAGTGCATGGTCCATTAATGACAACAATAAATTTTGGTTATATTTTATTCTAAACGGGTCAATACGTGTTGCGTTTTATTTCAAACGGGTCAATTCGGATTGCGTTTTATTTCAAACGGGTGTTATAAAAAAATTAGTTGAAAGGGGAACGGGTTGAGAGTCATAATGCATACTTATGTCATTAAGACACTAAAatacccgtccaccggacgggcaTTAAACTAGTTTTAAtgaaaggggaaatatgtaatatatatgggttaggaagaggaaatatgtaattgaattttatgattgggtaaatatgtaataaaaCAGCTTAGGAgagggaaatatgtaaaaaaccCTTTTGTATAAAACGAGTAAACGCTAACCGCGCGTTACGGTGGAATGTTAATTATGAATGTTTATCATTATATGAAATACGGAAATTAATGGTTTATGAAAAACGTTCTTTTTTTGGTAAAATAACATGAAGTGTTAATAGAGATAGGTTCTCACACTCTTTTACCCTTGAAAATTTTTGTGTTGGAAACATATCCATTTCAAAGGAAACTTTTGTGCAAGATCGAGGAGTGACGGATTACACTATGTTTGCAAGAAAAAATCTATGTTACCATGTCAGTTCCTTAAGGCATGTGTGTAATTATCAAGGTATACTCTAATCAAAATTAagacaacaaccataacaactattaaaaaaaaaacaggtaAATATTCTATTTCTTAAAATTACCATACTTATGACCAATCCTGCATATAAATATTCTATTATTATATTTGTCTTCTTTAATATGTATACTTAAATAACTAAACGCGTCACCACTAATATTAAAACTTTGAATCTTAGTTTACGACATGCAGAAGTGTAGAACCATACGCAAAAGTCTCGCTTCATCTTTCTCTCTTTCCATGTACTTCCTTTTCAACCATTTAAATTTTATCAAACTCAAATCAATCACCATGAATACGACTACAGTCATATAAAATGCCAAAAACAGTTCTGGATCACATAATTGCGAATACAAAGATACATAGAGAGAAACATTGTGAGGAGCCTGTTGTGACCGCTGGCCATCAATCAACTGCGATGGTGATTGCAGATTCTGTGACATCTCAAGACAATTAATGGTTACTGAAGCGTGAATAACAGAATATATATTCTATTAGTGAAGACGTATCGGAAGCGGGCGATGGTGGTGATGTTCTGTGGTATCGGAAGCGGGCGATGGTGGTGATGTTCTGTGGTGGTCGTCGAACGACGATGGCTTAGGTCGGTTTCAAGCGGTTACCGTTGGAGTTTGTGTGAGTCCGGCGGCATTATT of Helianthus annuus cultivar XRQ/B chromosome 1, HanXRQr2.0-SUNRISE, whole genome shotgun sequence contains these proteins:
- the LOC110870483 gene encoding ABC transporter C family member 2, whose protein sequence is MLPNTISQAVNVHVSLKRMEDLLLAEERLLLPNPPLEPGLPAISIRNGSFSWDSKSDKPTLSNINLDIPTGSLVAIVGSTGEGKTSLVSAMLGELPPVRDNILFGSPFELAKYEKTLNVTALQHDLEMLPGGDLTEIDERGVNISGGQKQRVSMARAVYSNSDVYVFECMVH